The Edaphobacter sp. 12200R-103 genome contains a region encoding:
- the dapB gene encoding 4-hydroxy-tetrahydrodipicolinate reductase yields MRVLVLGHGKTGKLVAEVAAERGHSVHVLDAKENANASALTPPFVAGFDVVIDFTTPEAAVQNMRAVLATGAKMVVGTTGWYDKLPDMRGLAERRQAGLLYGTNFSVGVQAMLQMAKKMGELLKNAGYEFSIEETHHVTKLDSPSGTAITLANTVKAAAGLPDVPIRAHRVGDAAGLHVLEAKSTADRLVLTHEAYSRRGFAEGAVRAAEWISTHTGCYDFQDICTKV; encoded by the coding sequence ATGCGCGTACTTGTTCTAGGGCACGGCAAGACAGGAAAGCTGGTGGCCGAGGTGGCCGCCGAGCGCGGGCACAGCGTTCATGTGCTGGATGCGAAGGAGAACGCGAATGCTTCGGCATTGACGCCTCCGTTTGTCGCGGGCTTTGACGTGGTGATCGACTTCACGACGCCGGAGGCCGCAGTACAGAATATGCGCGCGGTTCTGGCGACCGGAGCCAAGATGGTGGTCGGCACGACGGGATGGTACGACAAGCTGCCCGATATGCGCGGACTGGCGGAGCGCAGGCAAGCGGGGCTGCTTTACGGCACGAACTTCTCCGTGGGCGTGCAGGCGATGCTGCAGATGGCGAAGAAGATGGGTGAGCTGCTGAAGAATGCAGGGTACGAGTTCTCGATTGAAGAGACGCATCACGTGACCAAGCTCGATTCGCCCTCAGGAACCGCGATCACCTTGGCCAATACGGTGAAGGCCGCTGCGGGACTGCCGGATGTTCCGATCAGGGCTCATCGCGTGGGCGATGCTGCAGGGCTGCATGTGCTGGAGGCGAAGAGCACGGCCGACAGGCTGGTGCTAACCCACGAGGCGTATTCCCGGCGCGGCTTCGCCGAGGGTGCGGTGCGGGCGGCGGAGTGGATCTCCACGCATACCGGCTGCTACGACTTCCAGGACATCTGCACGAAGGTCTAG
- a CDS encoding aminopeptidase has protein sequence MSVAEALHVKTFRDLTLDEKLDRLAEVAVKVGLGLKEGQELIMTAPMDALPLARKITEQAYKAGAKLVTTFYSDDASVLARYQYAPDASFDYAPAWLQDAIANGFRSGAARLAIAGANPALLAKQDPAKVARTNVAASKAGKPAMELITRHEINWTIVAAATPEWAKLVFPGEPEEVALAKLWDAIFAASRVNVDDPVAEWKQHGERLKKRVEMLNAKRFSALRFKGPGTDLKVGLADQHLWAGGGTTAGNGIYCQPNIPTEECFTTPHKDRIDGTVRASKPLSHQGTLIENIAVRFEGGKIVEATATAGEDVLNRLISTDEGARRLGEVALVPHNSPIAQSGILFWNTLFDENAASHIALGQAYSTCIIGGEKMDSAQLAALGANESLIHVDWMIGSAAMDVDGISADGNAEPLMRKGAWV, from the coding sequence ATGAGTGTTGCTGAAGCGCTACACGTAAAGACATTTAGGGATTTGACCCTGGATGAGAAGCTGGATCGACTGGCGGAGGTCGCGGTCAAGGTAGGCCTGGGTCTGAAGGAAGGCCAGGAGCTGATCATGACAGCTCCGATGGATGCGCTTCCCCTTGCCCGGAAGATTACCGAGCAGGCCTACAAGGCCGGGGCAAAGCTGGTAACCACCTTCTACAGTGATGATGCGAGCGTACTGGCGCGGTACCAGTATGCTCCGGATGCGAGTTTTGATTATGCACCGGCGTGGCTGCAGGATGCCATTGCAAACGGATTCCGTAGTGGGGCGGCGCGGTTGGCCATTGCTGGAGCGAATCCAGCGCTGCTGGCGAAACAAGACCCGGCTAAAGTTGCCCGCACCAATGTTGCGGCGTCAAAGGCTGGAAAGCCGGCGATGGAGCTGATTACGCGGCACGAGATCAACTGGACGATCGTCGCCGCCGCAACTCCTGAGTGGGCAAAGCTGGTCTTCCCGGGAGAGCCGGAGGAAGTTGCGCTCGCGAAGCTGTGGGATGCGATCTTTGCGGCGTCGCGAGTCAACGTAGATGATCCTGTCGCGGAGTGGAAGCAACACGGCGAACGCCTGAAGAAACGCGTGGAGATGCTGAATGCGAAGCGCTTCTCTGCCCTGCGCTTCAAGGGGCCGGGGACTGACCTGAAGGTTGGACTGGCCGATCAGCATCTGTGGGCCGGGGGCGGCACCACGGCTGGGAATGGAATCTACTGCCAACCGAATATTCCGACGGAGGAGTGTTTCACGACTCCCCATAAGGACCGGATCGATGGTACTGTTCGGGCCTCAAAGCCTCTGTCGCACCAGGGAACTCTGATTGAAAACATTGCAGTCCGGTTCGAGGGTGGCAAGATCGTCGAAGCGACTGCCACAGCCGGCGAGGATGTGTTGAACCGGCTGATCTCGACCGATGAAGGCGCAAGGCGGCTGGGAGAAGTCGCGCTCGTGCCGCACAATTCGCCGATTGCGCAGAGCGGGATTCTGTTCTGGAATACTTTGTTCGACGAGAATGCGGCAAGCCACATCGCTCTGGGGCAGGCCTATTCGACCTGCATCATCGGGGGCGAGAAGATGGACTCGGCGCAGTTGGCGGCACTTGGAGCCAATGAGAGCCTGATTCATGTGGACTGGATGATCGGTTCGGCGGCGATGGATGTCGATGGCATCTCTGCGGACGGAAATGCTGAGCCTCTGATGCGGAAAGGTGCTTGGGTGTAG
- the dapA gene encoding 4-hydroxy-tetrahydrodipicolinate synthase, whose translation MELMGCGTALVTPFRGDESVDESALRALVEWQIESGIGFLVPCGTTGEAATLTEQEWLRVVEIVVETAAGRVPVFGGCTNNSTREAVAKAKKLAAVKGLSGVLTANPYYNKPGQEGQYQHFRAIAEAVDLPVMLYNIPGRTGVNLEPATVLRLAELKNVIAIKESSGNIAQITELLTSAPQDFKVFAGDDSLGLPVLALGGAGLVSVASNVIPAEMSVMIRAAKDGDWTTARSVNRRYFRLMQAHFWEASPAPVKAVMKMTGHGEDVLRLPMVPVSDATRKRLEALVSELGLMPEAVADGAHRAS comes from the coding sequence ATGGAATTGATGGGCTGTGGGACGGCACTGGTGACCCCTTTTCGCGGGGACGAGAGCGTGGACGAGAGCGCTCTGCGGGCGCTGGTGGAGTGGCAGATTGAGAGCGGGATCGGTTTCCTGGTCCCCTGCGGCACGACGGGTGAGGCTGCGACCCTGACCGAGCAGGAGTGGCTGCGCGTGGTCGAGATCGTAGTGGAGACAGCAGCAGGTCGGGTTCCGGTCTTCGGCGGCTGCACCAACAACTCGACCCGCGAAGCGGTAGCGAAGGCGAAGAAGCTTGCCGCAGTCAAGGGGTTGTCAGGAGTCTTGACGGCAAACCCGTACTACAACAAGCCGGGGCAGGAAGGCCAGTATCAGCACTTTCGCGCAATCGCGGAAGCTGTTGATCTTCCAGTGATGCTGTACAACATTCCGGGAAGGACGGGCGTGAATCTGGAGCCTGCGACGGTGCTCCGTTTGGCGGAGCTGAAGAACGTTATTGCAATCAAGGAATCGAGCGGAAATATCGCCCAGATTACGGAGCTGTTGACCTCTGCTCCCCAGGATTTCAAGGTCTTCGCGGGCGACGATTCGCTCGGGCTGCCGGTGCTGGCTCTTGGAGGCGCCGGGCTAGTTTCTGTGGCGTCGAACGTGATCCCGGCGGAGATGTCGGTGATGATACGGGCGGCGAAGGACGGAGACTGGACAACTGCACGCAGCGTCAACCGCCGCTACTTCCGGCTGATGCAGGCGCACTTCTGGGAGGCGAGTCCGGCTCCGGTAAAGGCTGTCATGAAGATGACCGGTCACGGCGAAGACGTGCTGCGGCTGCCGATGGTTCCGGTGAGCGATGCTACGCGGAAGCGTCTGGAGGCGCTGGTCAGCGAGCTGGGCCTGATGCCCGAGGCTGTCGCTGACGGGGCGCATCGCGCTTCGTAG
- a CDS encoding 2,3,4,5-tetrahydropyridine-2,6-dicarboxylate N-succinyltransferase, protein MSLNGSLQERIEHWFAQGTDAVGNKEAEAAFSELRAALEAGTLRSAEPDAAQPLGWRVNAWVKRGILLGFRLGQMTEMGSQEGLSFVDKATYPARRFSVADGVRVVPGGSSVRSGAYLAKGVVVMPPAYVNVGAFVDEGTMVDSHALVGSCAQIGKRVHLSAAAQIGGVLEPVNASPVIIEDDALVGGNTGVYEGTIVRKRAVIAAGTVLTRGTPVYDLVKGEIYKATAETPLIIPEGAVVVPGSRAVTKGKGAEWGLSVAAPVIVKYRDEKTELSLVLEDVLR, encoded by the coding sequence GTGAGTTTGAACGGTTCTTTGCAGGAGCGGATTGAGCACTGGTTTGCCCAGGGCACGGATGCAGTTGGGAACAAGGAAGCAGAGGCAGCGTTCAGCGAGCTTCGTGCGGCGCTTGAGGCCGGGACGTTGCGGTCGGCAGAGCCCGATGCTGCGCAGCCGCTCGGCTGGCGTGTGAACGCGTGGGTGAAGCGAGGAATCCTGCTGGGCTTTCGCCTGGGCCAGATGACCGAGATGGGCTCGCAGGAAGGCCTGTCGTTTGTCGATAAGGCGACATATCCGGCGCGGCGGTTCAGCGTGGCTGATGGTGTGCGCGTGGTGCCAGGCGGTTCGAGCGTACGCAGCGGAGCTTATCTTGCCAAGGGTGTCGTCGTGATGCCGCCCGCCTATGTGAATGTGGGCGCCTTTGTCGACGAGGGCACCATGGTGGATTCGCACGCCCTAGTAGGAAGCTGCGCGCAGATTGGCAAGCGAGTGCACCTGAGCGCCGCGGCACAGATTGGTGGGGTTTTGGAGCCGGTCAATGCGAGCCCCGTGATCATCGAGGACGATGCCCTGGTGGGGGGCAACACCGGCGTCTACGAAGGCACGATCGTCCGGAAGCGCGCGGTGATTGCAGCGGGTACGGTGCTGACGCGCGGAACTCCGGTATATGACCTGGTGAAGGGCGAGATCTATAAAGCTACGGCAGAGACTCCGCTCATTATTCCTGAGGGTGCGGTCGTGGTCCCGGGTTCGCGCGCTGTGACCAAGGGCAAGGGAGCGGAGTGGGGCCTCAGCGTCGCTGCTCCCGTGATCGTGAAGTACAGGGACGAGAAGACGGAGCTGTCTCTGGTGCTCGAAGACGTTCTGCGATAA